The genomic DNA CTGTTCCCTGGGCTCCACCtgcttctaggtccttcttaTTCTGTCACTGTGGCCACACCTGGGGCTCTTGCGGGAACCCCTGGAGGGTGGCAGCTatggaggacttccctgatgcTCTGTTCCGGGCACACCTGGGCATGCCTGGCACACCTGGGTGCACCTGGCCAAGAGGAGCAGCTGATACCATGGTCTTGCCAGGGAtcctgggaaggcttcctggcctcggttttctcatctgtaggacAGAGGGTCACAAAGACCGGAAGGACCCTCCTAACCGAGCCTCGGATTGCACCAAAGAGGTCTGTATGCTGAACATCTCCAGGTGGCCTGAGTGGAGGGGGGCAGCCTGCACCTCGGGGGTGACCCCCCAAGTCAGACCAGCTGGGTTTACTTCCTATGGCGATGGGGGGAGACCCAGAGTCCAGGTGTGGGGGTCACAGTTACAGAGGGTTGTGGAGTGTGGGATCCTGGGTCCTAGCAGGGACAGGAATCCTGGTGGGGCTGGGGTTGAGATCCTTGGTCCCGGGTGCTGGCGGGcgctgatggtggtggtgggggaggaggtCTCTGCTGGTTTGTGTATGAGGGGTGCTGTCCAGTAGCTGTCCGAATTGGGGGGATATGGATGTGGTCCAGGGTTCTGGTGGGTATTAAGGTCCCTGTAGGGTCTGGGGTTGCCAGGTTTAGGGTTTCTGTAAGGTTCTGGATAGGGGTCTGTGTGGGGTCTTACTGGGGGTCTGGGTTGGGGacgtgtggggagggagggtctTAGCTGTGATCTGGGCGGGGTCTGTGGTTCTAGCGGGGGTCAGGTGGAAGTCTGGGCGGGGGGTTCCACGCTCCAGGAGGGATTCACGTGGGAGTCCATGGGCCTGTCTGGGGGGCCTGGGGCTCTGTTGTGGAGGTGGGCAATAGCCTAGCGGGAGTCCGTGGTCTCAATGGAGGGTCTGAGGTCCAAGGGGGCTCTTGTGGTCCGAGGGCCGGATTGGGGGTCCCGGGCAGGAGTCCAAGGTCTGGGTTGGGTCCACATCTGGGTGGGGGTCCTGCAGccaggcaggggtcctggggatCCGGGCGGGGTCTGTGGTCTGAGCGGGGGTCTGGGGTCAGGaggggtcccaggatccaggcaTGGAGGGGCCCCTGGTCCGGGCGGGGGTCCCTGGGGTCGGGGGGGGGGTCCCTGGGGTCCTCGGTCCGGGCGGGGGTCCCTGGGGTCGGAGGGGCGTCCCTGGGGTCCTTGGTCCGGGCTGGGGTCCGGGGCCCCGGCGTCAGGCAGAGTCCCGGGGTCCGGGCGGAGGTCGTCAGCCGGGAGGGGTCCGCGGTGCGGGCGGGAGTGCCTGTTCCGGGCCGGGGTCGGGGGTCCGGGGTCCGGCGCCCCGGGTCAGGCGGCGTCCTGGGGTCCAGGCGGGGTCCGGGCGGGGTTCGGGGCGGGCGCGTGGGCGCGGGGGGCGGGCCGGCGCGGGCGCGTTTCCGCCGTCCGGCGGGGCTCTGAGTCCCGCGGGCGGCGCGGAAGCGGCGGCCGGGCAGCCATGTCGCTTTTGTCTGCGGCGCGGGCGGCCCTGCGAGTGTACGCGGTGGGCGCGGCGGTGGTCGTGGCGCAGCTGCTGCGCCGCCGCCTCCCGGGCTTCGCGGAGCCAGGTCAGCGgccggcggcgggcgggggcggcggcgccaggggcgggcggggggctcgcggcggcggcggcgcccggCCGGGGTCGCGCCCCTCGCTCGGCCGGgacccccggggtgggggggagcgggggaggggcgcAGCGGGGCCCCGCGTGCCCTTGACCCCGGCCGCCGGCCATGGCGCGCCGCGCCGGGCGCTCCCGGAAGCAGGGCCGGGCGGCcgcgggggggagggaggtgcgCCGTCCCCACGCGCCCCTCCCCCGCTCCGCGCATCCCGGGCCGGGGTCGGCCCGGGGGTCCGCTCCCCCCGCGCACTGCGGGCCGGGGTCCCCGGGGTCCCGCGCGCCCCGCAGCCCCGCGGCCGGGGCGAAGGAGGGGGCGCTCGAGAGCCGGGCCGCGCGCAGGGTCAGGTAGGACGGGCCTccccggggtgggtgggggacgCCGGGCGCGCTCGGGGGCGCGGCGaggcctggagggaggggctTCCGTTCTGGGGCACCTTGTTCCTCTGGCCCCCGCGACCTCCGCGGCGTCTCCGATCCCAAACTCTCCGGGGACCCGTTCGCGCTCTTCACGCACGTTGGGGACCTCCGGGGAGCGGGGGGTGGCGGCGATCCGTCTGGGGCTGTGTCTGGTCGCAGCGGCGTGCTCAGGACGTAAAACGGGGGAACCTGTAGGAATCTCTGTCTGCCCTAATTTGCAGGAGATCACACTCACCCTAGGCTACGCGAGCATACATGACATTGTATTTTTAGGTGACAGATGACTACTTTCTAAAACAAAGTATTCGGTGGGAAGAGTGGTGCCGTGTCATCTTGTGGCCGGTCTCTCTACTGTGTGGCCTAAGGGGATAGATGGAGTCTCAGTTTCACCCGTGTTTCCACCCTATTGACCTGGCACCCCCAGCAGCGTCTGGGCAACACCCCTGAGACGCGGGGGTGAAAAAGAGGCAAAGAACATGTGACTTTGGCTGTGAAAATACTTGAGAATCGCTCCACTCCCCGACGGCAGGGGCGCTGGTGGGACCACACTTTGCAAACCTGCAGCTCCGACCAGGAGTAGATATTTTTATATGAGCTCCACCCTCCCAGGCCTCCATCAAAGGGAAATACATCTTCCAGGTTTATGTGAGGTGAGCATTTGGTTTTCTGATAAGCTGGATTTcggtattttttataaaaaaaaaaaacacattgagaGCAATCAGAAATGAACAGAGGGTAAGACCCCAGCCAGTACCTGGGGCTCGGGGGTGGGGTCCGCATAGTCACCTTTGAGATCAGGACTGGCTTGTACACAGTGAAGACGTATGGAAAGCTGTCCCAGGTTGCCCCAAATGGCTCCAGGTTGTGGAGCGCACCACTCCGAGCAGTTTTGCTCCCAGACGGGTCTGGCTGTCTCGCCTGGGAGCCCGTTTAGCCGCTCGCAGAAAAGACAAGTTGAGGATGGAATTTAGACTTGTCGGTGTTATCGCAGCAGCACCCCAAAATGCGTGCCTCGGAAACGTGTTGGAGATGCATCCAACCTGAGGGCTTGCCCTGTGGTTTCCACCTGTTGACtgattgagaaaaaaaataaagtcgtGGAAAGGCAAACCAGCCATGAGGCCATGTGTCAGCCGAGGGCATCCTTATTCCGGCTTTTGCAGAGGGTTGATTCATCCAAAGATGGACTTGCTGGGCTTGCTGTGTGCGAGCCACGTGGTCTGTGGGGTTAGAAATCATTTTAGGTGTGGGCGGAGGAGTGAACGAACATCCGTCCCATGTGCCAGGTGGTGGCCGGTGTCCCAAGTGGCCCTGTTCCTCTGCTTTTGGACCCATTTTTTTATTTGCCCCTAACTGGACTTAACCTTTGCGGGGGAGGAGACATTGAACTTTGCCCCGGTATGGAGCTAAATAAACAGTAACCAGAGGCCCCGTCACATGAAGAGTAGCTGGGCTTTGTTGTTCTTAAACatcagatgttttctttttttaaaaaaaataacttatataGTCTATATAAATAAAAACGTGAACAGTATAAAATAGTTGATACGGAAATATtctcttatttatatattctaaacgGATAACGACAGACCACAGCGGTGATTATTGAAGTGCACTTGGTATTGTGAAAGTTCTTTGCTAACCCACCGTGAGCGGTCAGGTCATGCCTCAGATTTACAAGTACCTTGGTTACGAGTTTGCTAATAGTTGCATGTCAGATCTTCAGTATCTAGAGAATCTGTCTATAGATCGTCTCAGCGTTTTGATGAGTTGCTTGTGCACACTGCACGTGTTTAATGCAGTTATATAACTTTTACTGGGACTCCTTAGATAAAATGGAGCTGTCTCACATTTATGACTGTCGCTTTGCAATTGTGGGTGGTCCTGCACATTTTATCCGGTGGGGGACAGGCGTGTGGTGTGAGTTCACCTGGATTCTATGAAAAGGTGAAGGAAGATGCTGAAAAGGTAACCCGCCCCTGAATGTAACCTTAAAATGCGCTCTCTGTGAACAAGATCATTACAGACTCATGATCGTTGCAGGTTGTGCCTTGATAGAGACGTGTGTAAGCCAATGAAAACTTCCTGTAACAGACCCTGATTTCCAGATTCTCTATGGCGATTGTCTGTTACAAATTAAATGTCTCTGATGCATCAGTTTTGAAAGGGAGAGAAAGTCATCCAGATGTGTTTTACAGGGACGTTCTGATATCACACGGACATTTCCCTTAAGAATTCTGTTGGACATAGGAGGTAGGTCTGGAAATGGACTTCTGCTGATGGGCTGACACCCCCAAAAGATGTCAGCTGGCCCACTTATGAAGCTATTTTAGGGTGGATCCTGGTGTTCAAACTGCAGGGTTTTTTAGAAACTGATAAAGAGGACGTTATTTCTCGTTGGTGTTGTGTACATATGAACGGTTGGGGGTTGTGGATCCAGGGAGGTGAAACCACAGTTTTCATGATCTTAGGAGTTTttgagtcttaaaaaaaaataagtactccccccgccccgcccaagagcttttttaaaaataaatttctaaatttttacttttcGGCTGtcccacgcagcatgtgggatcctagtttcctgaccagggatcgaacccgtgccccctgccttggaagcgcggagtcttaaccactggacctccagggaagccccaaagagcttttgtttgtgTGGCTTTGACTTATCCATGTGGATCCTATTCACTTACatgttaattaaatttaaatttatttgaaatgaaaaaaaaggtgAACAGAAATTTGAAACAGAAATTTACAACATATATTTCAAGTAACATAACAAGTCACTTACATGTTATTCCCAGTAACATTTTTCCCagtgaaaaataactataatctccaacacaaacaaacaaaaatcagggAGAGTGGCCCTGTTTCTGGTTCTTGCCAGTTTCCTGAAGTACCGACTGGGAAGAATGCAGCTGGTTCTCCACTTGGTGGCTTCATCCTGTGTCTTGTGACATGTTCCTTGTGTTGGTGAAGCCGATTGGGAAGATCTGGCTGGTGTCTCTGATGTGAGAAAAGGCAGAACCTCGCCAAGTCCCTGGCAGTGTCGTGGCGATGGTCCCCCCCAGAGATGCTCAGGCCGCCCTGTAAGAAGGACCCTGTGGAGAGGGTGCTTTGACAAAACCTTGATTCCTGACTCTGACGGGAGATGTAGACCTTGCCCTCCGGACAGTGGAGGGTGGCTTCGTGCAGCCGCCTTCAACGTATGTGCTCAGAACCCTCCTACCGTGTGTCACCTCCTTGGAGGTTCTGACATCCTTGGCCCGAAGGAGGTGAAGCCGCAGGGGGAGGCCCTGCGGGCGGTGCCTCCCTAGGTTGTCACCGTGTCAGGGCTGCGTCCTGCTTTGTGGGCAGAAGTTTGCGCCAGGATGGCGCTGGACTCCTTCAGCCAGATCGCAGCAGTAATTCATCGTCATCATCCGGGTGTAGTCGGATCTGATAAAACTGAATGGCGTGGCCCGCGCGGGGTGGGGCAGCTCATATTCCAGAGCCCAGGTGTCGTGCTCGCTGTGCAGTTCCCATCGCTTTTGGGGACCACCTTTCCCACGCTCAGGTGCCCCATCCTGGCTTGGCTGTAGGATGTGTGGTTTGGGGGTTTCCTCTTTGTGAAAGTCCTGGCTGTATCGGATCCCCTTCCCCTGTGCTGGAGACTTTGGGCCTCACCCCTGAGCAGTACATCCTTCTGCCCCATCCCTGGCTACCGACGTGCCCCTTAAATCAGCCCCCCCAAGTGTGACCTCTCCCTGAAAGCCTCGGGTGGGCCCTTTTGACCGCAGGGCGCCCAGCACCAGGGGTGATGTTACCTCTCATAGCTTTTATAGTTTTGTTCTCATCAGCAGAGCGTGCAGGGGCGGCTGTAACAAAGTACTTAAAATCATGGAAGTTCATCCTGTCTCTTTCTGGAGATCAGAAACCCGACGTCGAGGTGTCCCAGGGCTGCGCTTCCtacagaggctccaggggagggtccttcctgcctcttccagctcctgggggctccaggcgtccctggcTTCTGGCCGcgtccctcccgtctctgcctctgtcttcccggggcttttcctctgtgtctgtgtctccccTCTCCTGTGTCTTGTAAGGACCCTGTCATTGGATGTAGGGCCACCCTCGTCCAGGAGGACCTCATCTCAGACCCTCCCCTTCATcacctctgcaaagaccctgtttccacaTAAGGTCCCATTCTCAGGTTTTGGGGGGACGTGAATTCGGGGAGTGGGGCCGCTATTCAAACCACTGTCGTTGTTACTGGGTTTTGGCTTTGAACATACGCCCCACACTCAGAAAACGCCTGGTTGGTGCACTTTGTGATTTAACCCCCTGAGTGCTGTACAGGGGGTTGAAAGCTTGCAGACTTAACCCATTTCAGGGGGAAGTCTGTTCCATGGACATCATTTGAGGAAATCAAATAAGTAATAAAACTAACATTCATGCTCTCAAAGcgtatctttttctctctgtgtctaggcatatgtatgtatatttgtttatgattattaaaagtttctctttttttttttaaattcatgctCATGCCTAATTCGAAATtttctgctatttcttttttttctgtttttttgaagatgttaggggtaggagttttattaattaattaatttattttttctgtgttgggtcttcgtttctgtgcgagggctttctctagttgcggcgagcgggggcccctcttcattgcagtgcgcaggcctctcactatcgtggcctctcttgtggcggagcacaggctccagacgcgcaggctcagtagttgtggctcacgggcccagttgctccgcggcatgtgggatcttcccagaccagggctcgaacccgtgtcccctgcatcggcaggcggactctcaaccactgcgccaccggggaagcccaaaagtttctcttttattgaagcatacttgatttacaatattgtgttagcttcaggtgtacagtacagtgattcaattatacatatatattcagattcttttccattataggtcattacaagctattgaatgtagttccctgtgctatacagtaggaccttgttgtttatctattgtatatatagtagtgtgtatctgttcatcccaaactcctaatttatccctccccacctttccactTTGGTGACCACTAGTtcgttttctacgtctgtgagtaaCAGCCAGCTTTTAAGAAAACTCAGCTGCCCTTTTGGGTGTCCTGGCCCTGATTGGCAGCTCCGGGAAGCCGAATGTGTCCCACTGACAGCCGGGCAGTGCTGCACCACAGCTCGTAGGTGTCTCTGTGCCCAGGTGTGAGTGCCCACGGTGGGCATTTTGAGAAGTTCCAGGGATTGAGAAATCCATTATCGCCCCAATCTGGTTCCTGATGCCAGATGCACCTAGGAGAAAAATagagggacgtccctggtggtccagtgggttagactccgcgctcccaatgcagggggcccgggttcgatccctggtcggggaactagattccgcatgcctcaactaagacctgacgcagccaagatagatagatagatagatagatagataaaaaaacaaaacagctggaGCATGTGCAGTAcagaaagtaatatttttaactttctttaattGATATacgttaatgtacaatattatataagtttcaggtgtacagcatagtgactcacagtttttaaaggttatactccctttatagtcattataaaatattggctgtatttcctgtgttgtactaTGTattcttgtatcttatttattttataccgaGTATTATAGTTCGTTCTTCTCAATCCCCttcccctatattgcccctctcccttccttctccccactggtaaccagtaatttgttctgtatatctgtgagtttgcttcttttctgttatattcactagtttaaaaaaaaattttcttttggatTCCACAGATAactgataccatacagtatttgtctttctctgtctgacttatttcattaaacaTAATAATCTCCAAgcccatccatgtggctgcaaatggcatgacttcatccttttttatggctgagtcgtattccactgtatatatgcacCGCATCTTCTATATCCATCCCTCTGTCCATGGACGATGgccgtttaggttgcttccatgtcttggctgttgtgaatagtggtgctgtgaacatgggggtgcatggatcttttttCTAATGagtggttttgtttctttcagataaatatccaggagtgggattgctgaatcatacagcatctctatttttagttttttaaggaacctccatcctgttctccatagtggctgcaccagtttacatccccaccaatggtgtaggagggctcccttttctccacaccctcaccagcatttgttatttgtgttctttttgatgaaacCCATTccgctgggtgtgtgtgtgtgtgaggtgagATCTCATTGTGGTCAAAAAGGCATCatttcaaaacataaaattagaaaaagctCGTATTTAATGCCACTCTGACGACTTGATATCCACTTGAGACCCTCTGTTTTCGTCTTCTGATTGGAGCCCATCTGATGGTGGCGTGTGGCACGCGTGCTTGCCGACCAGGTTTTCGGTTGGGGAGGTGGGTCGTCTTGGGCTGGCGGGGCGCTTGGGAACGTGGCCTCCGTCTGGAGAACAAGCCCCCCTGCTTGGCGTCGGGGCTCCTGGATTTCCTAGAACAGGACAGAGTAAAGCAGCTCAGGTGAGGAAAGAGCTGTCATCGGGAGTCCAAAGACGATCCCAAAACTAACAATAAAAAAACGCGTGTCTTCGGACGCACCTGGACGGAAGAGTCGCTGGCTTGTCAGACTGGCCCCTCTGCTGTGCCAAAGCCAGGAGCCGGAGCGGCAGCCCCCGGGGACCCTCTGCGTGCGCCCTTGGTTCCGGAGCAGCCCCGCTCCCCGCCGGCCGGAGCCGGGTCTCTTCTCACGCTGTGTTTGTCTCGCTGCTTCTCGGCAGGTCGTCCCGAATGAGCGAGGCCCGGCCTGGGTGGCGCAATGGAGGGCAAGAGCCTGGAGGGCGCGCAGACCGACCTCAAGCTGGTGGCGCATCCGCGCGCCAAGAGCAAAGTGTGGCGCTACTTCGGCTTCGACACGAACGCCGAGGGCTGCATCCTGCAGTGGAAGAAGATCTACTGCCGCATCTGCATGGCCCAGATCGCGTACTCGGGCAACACCTCCAATCTGTCCTACCACCTGGAGAAGAACCACCCCGATGAGTTCTGCGAGTTTGTCAAGAGCAACACGGAGCAGATGCGCGAGGCCTTCGCCAGCGCCTTCTCCAAGCTCAAGCCCGAGGCCGCGCAGCAGAGCGCGCAGGAGCCGCCGGCCGccaaggcggcggcggcggcggcggcggcggcggtgcaCGGCCACGAGGGTCGCAGGCAGCAGGAACTGACGGCCGCCGTCATGGGCCTCATCTGCGAGGGGCTCTATCCCGCGTCCATCGTGGACGAGCCCACGTTCAAGGTGCTGCTGAAGACGGCCGAGCCGCGCTACGAGCTGCCCAGCCGCAAGTTCTTCTGCGGCAAGGCCATCCCCGAGCGCTACGGCGCCGTGCGCGACGCGGTCCTCAAGGAGCTGGCGGAGGCCGCGTGGTGCGGCATCTCCACCGACCTGTGGCGCAGCGAGAGCCAGAATCGGACCTACGTGACGCTGGCCGCGCACTTCCTGGGCCGCGCCGCCCCCCACGGCCTCTTCCTGGGCTCCCGCTGCCTCAAGACCTTCGAGGTGCCGGAGGACAACGCGGCCGAGACCATCACGCGCGTCCTGTACGAAGCCTTCATCGAGTGGGGCGTCAGCTCCAAGGTCTTCAGCGCCACCACGGACCGTGGCAAGGACATCGCCAAGGCCTGCTCGCTGCTGGACATCGCGGTGCAGATGCCCTGCCTGGGCCACACGTTCGACGCCGGCATCCAGCAGGCCTTCCGGCTGCCCAAGCTGGGCGCGCTGCTTGGCCGCTGCCGCAGGCTGGTGGAGTACTTCCAGCAGTCCACCGTGGCCATGTACATGCTGTACGAGAAGCAGAAGCAGCAGAACGCCGCCCACTGCATGCTGGTCAGCAACCGCGTGTCCTGGTGGGGCAGCACGCTGGCCATGCTGCAGCGTCTCAAGGAGCAGCAGTTCGCCATCGCCGGGGTCCTCCTGGAGGACAGCAACAACCACCACCTCCTGCTGGAGGCCGCCGAGTGGGCCACCATTGAGGGCCTGGTGGACCTGCTGCAGCCCTTCAAGCAGGTGGCTGACATGCTGTCTGGGTCCAAGTACCCCACCATCAGCATGGTGAAGCCCCTGCTGCACATGCTTCTCAACAGCACGCTCAACAGCAAGGAGACGGACTCCAAGGAGATCAGCATGGCCAAGGAGGTGATCGCCAAGGAGCTCGCCAAGACCTACCAGGAGACGCCCGAGATCGACATGTTCCTCAACGTGGCCACCTTCCTGGACCCGCGCTACAAGAGGCTGCCCTTCCTGTCCACCTTCGAGAGGCAGCAGGTGGAGAACAGGGTGGTGGAGGAGGCCAAGGGGCTCCTGGACAAGGCCAAGGACGGCGCCTACCGCGCGCCCGGGGACCAGCTGTACGCCCCGCCCGAGGAGCCCCCCGTGAAGAAGCCGGCGCCCTCGGCCACGCCGCCGCCCGCCAGCGTCATCCACGACATGCTGGCCGAGATCTTCTGCCCCGCGGCGGGCGTCGAGGACCAGGACGGCTGGCGCGCGCAGGTGGTGGAGGAGCTCAGCAACTTCAAGTCGCAGAAGGTGCTGGGGCTCAACGAGGACCCCCTCAGGTGGTGGTCCGACCGCTTGGCGCTCTTCCCGCTGCTGCCCAGGGTGCTGCAGAAGTACTGGTCCGTGGCGGCCACGCGCGTCTGCCCCGAGCGCCTCTTCGGCTCCTCGGCCAACGTCGTCAGCGCCAAGCGGAACCGCCTGGCCCCCGCGCACGTGCACGAGCAGATCTTCCTGTACGAGAATGCGCGCGGCGCCGCGGCCGAGCTGGAGGATGAGGACGAGGGCGAGTGGGGCCTGGGCCACGAGCAGGCGTTCCCTCTGGGCGACGCCGGCCACGCCGGCTACTTCGGCCTCAGGGACGGCAGCTTCGTGTAGCGCggcgggggagggtggggggaggggaccgCGCGTGGGCGCCTCTCGTCGGATGCTTGGCTGTCAGTACTGACTCCGCCGGTGGGCGCGCTGCCCGGGACAGAGGAAATGCACAAAACAGAGAGATGGACCTTTGGTGGGGCTTCGGGCGGCCCAGAGGACAGAGACGGCCTTTGGTTGCCCCAAAGGAGAGAGATGGGCTTTGGTTGCCCCAAAGGAGAGAGGTGGGCTTTGGGTGGCCCAAAGGACAGGTGGGGGGCTTTGGGAGTCTTAGAGGACAGAGACGGGCTTTGGGTGGCCCAGAGCTGGTGAAAATGAGCGTTTTCTCTGGAGGGGCCCCTTGCGTCGCAACGCAAGGGAAAGAAATGACTTATCAAAGCCCTAGATGTCCGCTGATAGGATTGCAAATGCTGAACTCCGCGACAGAAGCACGGCCGGCAGGGATGTCTTGCCCTCTAGATAATTCCATACCTGCAGCATTCGTGTTCTCTGCGAGGGACGGTTTGGGGTAAATCGGAGAAAGATTGAAACCGACGGGCAGCTGAGGATGAAACCCCTGTGTGTCCTCCACCGACACCATCCGTGGATGTTAGCCGTTGGTTGGTGAAGGAACCTAATTACACTGTCATTTACGTGGGAACCTTGCCTCTGGGTAGCCGGGGAGAGACACTCTCGCCAGACGCCCTGTTTTCAAGAGACACCAGTTTTATGTTTGGTGGAAAATGTTACCAGTGAGCCTGCAGTGCAACCGCttataaaaaagcagaaaagaggtGTTGGTTGTGGTGTGTTTTCTGCCGTGAGtcagtcttttttctcccctTGCCTGAATTCACAGTCCTTGTGAGCCCTGGAGCTCATGGGTCTTGAGGTGGGTTTTCTGTGAGTCTGATGCTTCAGAGGTCCGGTTTCCCCAGAATCACTTTTCTTGGGATGAACCTAGAGAAGGCGGTCCCCGCTCCTTGGAAACGCTGCTTTTGAATACGGAGGACCCTCTCGTGCCCACGGCCGGCTCTAGAGGGCTGACTTAGAT from Lagenorhynchus albirostris chromosome X, mLagAlb1.1, whole genome shotgun sequence includes the following:
- the ZBED1 gene encoding E3 SUMO-protein ligase ZBED1; translated protein: MEGKSLEGAQTDLKLVAHPRAKSKVWRYFGFDTNAEGCILQWKKIYCRICMAQIAYSGNTSNLSYHLEKNHPDEFCEFVKSNTEQMREAFASAFSKLKPEAAQQSAQEPPAAKAAAAAAAAAVHGHEGRRQQELTAAVMGLICEGLYPASIVDEPTFKVLLKTAEPRYELPSRKFFCGKAIPERYGAVRDAVLKELAEAAWCGISTDLWRSESQNRTYVTLAAHFLGRAAPHGLFLGSRCLKTFEVPEDNAAETITRVLYEAFIEWGVSSKVFSATTDRGKDIAKACSLLDIAVQMPCLGHTFDAGIQQAFRLPKLGALLGRCRRLVEYFQQSTVAMYMLYEKQKQQNAAHCMLVSNRVSWWGSTLAMLQRLKEQQFAIAGVLLEDSNNHHLLLEAAEWATIEGLVDLLQPFKQVADMLSGSKYPTISMVKPLLHMLLNSTLNSKETDSKEISMAKEVIAKELAKTYQETPEIDMFLNVATFLDPRYKRLPFLSTFERQQVENRVVEEAKGLLDKAKDGAYRAPGDQLYAPPEEPPVKKPAPSATPPPASVIHDMLAEIFCPAAGVEDQDGWRAQVVEELSNFKSQKVLGLNEDPLRWWSDRLALFPLLPRVLQKYWSVAATRVCPERLFGSSANVVSAKRNRLAPAHVHEQIFLYENARGAAAELEDEDEGEWGLGHEQAFPLGDAGHAGYFGLRDGSFV